One window of the Bradyrhizobium sp. NP1 genome contains the following:
- a CDS encoding integrase core domain-containing protein — protein MIGLICFVLAVVASPFKSKLRLEAENAALRDQLIVLRRRLPSRVRFTNNDRWFLIQLYRWFPSILQVITIIRPETLVRLHRAGFRRYWRWKSRRRGGRPPVETELRALIRRMSIENPLWGAPRIHGELLKLGFEVAQSSVAKYIVKRRVPPSQGWRTFLRNHAPDIAAMDLFVVPTIGFDLLYALVFVRLDRRDLVWINVTTNPTAEWVARQITEAFPWDMAPAYMIRDRDRVYGTVVTRRLRAMGIRDKPTAPASPWQNGFAERLIGSIRRECLDHVIVLGEAHLRRILRSYADYYNGVRTHRILGQGCAGLPPGSANRCGQFTHHLGRTSPPLRPCLGFRYTQPLQQIGF, from the coding sequence ATGATCGGGCTGATCTGCTTCGTTCTGGCCGTGGTGGCCTCGCCATTCAAGTCGAAGTTGCGGCTTGAAGCTGAGAACGCGGCGCTGCGAGATCAGTTGATTGTCCTGAGGCGTAGGCTGCCTAGTCGCGTCCGGTTCACGAACAATGATCGCTGGTTCCTCATCCAGCTGTATCGCTGGTTTCCATCAATCCTGCAGGTCATCACAATCATCCGGCCCGAGACGCTCGTACGTTTGCACAGGGCTGGCTTTCGTCGCTACTGGCGTTGGAAATCGCGTCGACGGGGAGGGCGGCCGCCAGTCGAGACGGAGCTGCGCGCGCTGATCCGGCGGATGAGTATCGAGAACCCCCTTTGGGGCGCGCCACGCATTCACGGCGAGCTGCTCAAACTGGGATTTGAGGTCGCGCAGTCGAGCGTCGCCAAGTACATAGTCAAGCGGCGAGTGCCACCTAGCCAAGGATGGCGCACCTTTCTGCGTAATCATGCTCCAGACATTGCCGCCATGGACCTGTTCGTTGTCCCGACCATCGGCTTCGATCTGCTTTATGCGCTCGTCTTCGTGCGGCTGGATCGTAGAGATCTCGTTTGGATTAACGTCACAACCAACCCGACGGCGGAGTGGGTTGCACGTCAGATCACCGAGGCTTTTCCTTGGGACATGGCCCCGGCTTACATGATCCGAGATCGCGATCGGGTCTACGGCACCGTCGTCACACGCCGATTGCGTGCCATGGGCATTCGGGACAAGCCCACTGCGCCAGCCTCACCTTGGCAGAATGGCTTTGCCGAACGGCTGATCGGATCGATCCGGCGTGAGTGTTTGGACCACGTCATCGTTTTGGGCGAGGCGCATCTCCGCCGAATCCTGCGATCCTATGCGGACTATTACAACGGCGTCAGAACTCATCGAATCCTTGGACAAGGATGCGCCGGTCTTCCGCCCGGTTCAGCGAACCGGTGTGGTCAGTTCACGCACCATCTTGGGCGGACTTCACCACCACTACGCCCGTGTTTAGGTTTTCGGTACACACAGCCGCTACAGCAGATAGGCTTCTGA
- a CDS encoding DUF1488 domain-containing protein yields MIEFPNHSRSYDRTRHAVRFWGHDSAIEASFFIDEGALRRIQPDARPDESGFLNAFDSNRDRICAAAARVYVRGSRGSYDLVAENF; encoded by the coding sequence ATGATTGAGTTTCCAAATCACAGTCGTTCATATGACCGAACGCGGCATGCCGTGCGATTTTGGGGACACGATAGCGCGATAGAGGCATCGTTTTTTATAGACGAAGGCGCGTTGAGGCGCATTCAACCAGATGCCCGTCCTGATGAGTCGGGCTTTCTGAACGCGTTCGATTCTAACCGTGATCGGATATGCGCCGCCGCCGCCAGGGTCTACGTTCGCGGAAGCAGGGGGTCTTACGATCTGGTCGCCGAAAATTTTTGA
- a CDS encoding glycoside hydrolase family 130 protein — protein sequence MSQAAFLNRRALYLRPDPARVIVRPFKPATEPRDLNPTDKTRANHIVERVLKLDANAAASQLADVLENFQGRHRNLLETFELRADEMEEALAAHGTFSEVQRQLIGAYFMHEYSFEASALFNPSIVPHPDQSEIPAGSLRFILSLRAVGEGHVSSLTFRAGTIAADGSIAIDPTARLASSPRIGYRAPGPIGDEVEVVFKPEQDISERVIFPVTESQSNGIEDARFVEFNDGGRTTYYATYTAYKGTAIRSELIETTDFLSFKMTPLHGAAARNKGMALFPRRIEGKYAMIARQDNENLYLVHSDDLYRWEGGQAILKPQFPWEFVQIGNCGSPIELQEGWLLLTHGVGPVRKYSIGAALLDKRDPSRVLARSSEPLLRPEPGEREGYVPNVVYTCGAMTHNDQLVLPYAVSDTFSNFATIKISALLHSMS from the coding sequence TTGTCACAAGCGGCTTTTCTCAATCGGCGGGCGCTTTACCTGCGTCCCGATCCCGCACGCGTGATCGTTCGCCCGTTCAAGCCGGCGACTGAACCGCGTGATCTCAACCCGACCGACAAGACGCGAGCCAACCATATTGTCGAGCGTGTCCTCAAGCTCGATGCGAATGCCGCAGCCAGCCAACTGGCTGATGTCCTGGAGAACTTCCAGGGCCGGCACCGCAACTTGCTGGAGACGTTCGAACTCCGCGCCGACGAAATGGAGGAGGCGCTCGCGGCGCACGGTACGTTTTCCGAAGTCCAGCGCCAGCTCATCGGCGCTTATTTCATGCACGAGTACTCGTTCGAGGCGTCGGCGCTGTTCAACCCCAGCATCGTCCCGCACCCTGATCAGTCGGAAATCCCGGCGGGCAGCTTGCGCTTCATTCTCAGCCTCCGTGCTGTCGGCGAAGGGCATGTGTCATCGCTGACGTTTCGCGCCGGTACCATCGCGGCCGACGGTAGCATTGCGATCGATCCGACCGCCCGGCTCGCTTCGAGCCCCCGGATCGGATATCGGGCCCCCGGACCAATCGGCGACGAAGTCGAGGTCGTCTTCAAGCCGGAGCAGGACATCAGTGAACGCGTCATCTTCCCGGTCACGGAATCGCAGTCGAACGGCATCGAAGACGCCCGCTTCGTCGAATTCAACGATGGCGGGCGGACGACCTATTACGCGACCTATACCGCCTACAAGGGTACTGCGATCCGATCGGAATTGATCGAAACCACCGACTTCCTCTCATTTAAAATGACGCCGCTGCACGGAGCTGCCGCGCGCAACAAGGGCATGGCGCTGTTCCCGCGCCGGATCGAGGGCAAGTACGCCATGATCGCCCGCCAGGACAACGAGAATCTCTATCTGGTCCATTCGGACGACCTGTACAGATGGGAAGGCGGTCAGGCCATCCTGAAGCCGCAATTTCCCTGGGAGTTTGTGCAGATCGGCAACTGCGGATCACCGATCGAACTGCAGGAAGGCTGGCTGCTGCTGACGCACGGCGTCGGCCCGGTCCGGAAATATTCGATTGGCGCCGCGCTGCTCGACAAGCGCGACCCGTCCAGGGTGCTGGCGCGTTCGAGCGAACCGTTGTTGCGGCCTGAACCAGGCGAACGCGAAGGATACGTTCCCAATGTGGTGTATACTTGCGGGGCGATGACCCACAACGATCAACTCGTACTGCCGTACGCCGTATCGGACACCTTCTCCAATTTCGCGACCATCAAGATTTCTGCGCTGCTGCACTCGATGTCCTGA